The nucleotide window ttatgtgtaaaagagagagagggcgagtttgtttgcttaaaggctgaggttgagctTCGCCAGAGCAAAGAAAGGGAAAtaaatcctgcagtcatgcagcagctcGCATCTGGAAGGTCGGCTCTGTCAGAGTGTATTATTGTATTGGTTTAataataatgtagtgtttatatattgtaagttgctttggacaAAAGCGTCTGCTGAATACCATAACCAGAACCGTATTAACCACCAGCACTGAGCTCGAGTCTAATAGAACTCTACCAGCCCACGGTACCGTAATATGTCTTGTATTGGCTCAAGAAGCACAAGCTGGGAGAGAAGCACAGGCTCACCATTTTAatgcaaatgctgtcaaactttgaAAACAATAAGcataccatacttaaataattccttgttGATGTTtttgtccaagcttcttcaaTTTCTTAACTACactgatcattccagatattggatgggatttGTAGGCTGTTTGTTTACACTCGTACTTCAGCACTGGTTGCTCTCAGATTCTCTCGGCTACTGAAGCTACATGCACTTGCTGTCAGTCCCTCTGAATAAAAAGgtcagctaaatgactgtaatggAGTGTAAagtttgaataatgtacaatatctaaacaacaatcacacagaattaatgttgttgattCAGGTCCAAAAGACCTGAAAGACCGGAATCGCATGGACAGATGAGCCGTGTACGGTGCTGGACAACACGTCTTATAAATCCATTTGTGTTCAAAACACATTCTCTTCATAAAATCTTTAAGCTTTCACGAGTCCTTTGTGCACCCGATGACAGCACACGTTAAACCAGAACAAGACGTTATCCTCTGACTAAAACATGGTTGTCGTAGCTCCGCTCAGCTACGTTCGGCTCCCTCAGCCTCAGCTGCCTGAATAAACCAGAAATCAAAGACCGGCATCCGGGAGAGGCGGTTGTCATGGCAACCCCCATTGTCTCTCACAGGAAAGCCGTGGATAGCTGACCAAAAGGTAGTCAGGGCGTTGGTCTGTGTGTAAGCCCCGCCCAGCACCAACAACAGAAAACTAACAGAAGGAAGAGAACTGAATAAATTCTCAAAGCAGTCCAGGAAAGTCATTACCTTTGTAAATGTAATTTTTGTTTAAATATTATctagattattttaaaaaataataatgttttaATGGTTTTGGTAAACCAATGTGTTTATGTGCGTGTGGTAGgggttttggggggtttttttggggggggagttacCTGTTTTTTGCAGTGATGTATGACATGATGTTCTGGTTAAAGAACTTTAGGATCAGCGGGATGCAGTTAGCAAAGACAAGGTGCTGAGCCATGTACTCAAACtggaaaaaaattttaaaaaatcacacacacacaaaatactgttGTGAAgactcaatttgtgtgtgtgagagtgagagagagagagagacagacagacacagagagagcacaagagagagagacagacacagagagagagagagagagagacagacagacacagagagggcacaagagagagagacagacacagagagagagagagagagagagagagacagacacagagagagagagagagagagacagacagacacagagagggcacaagagagagagacagacacagagagagagagagagagagagagacagacacagagagagagagagagagagacacaaacagcgcgagacagacatggagagagagagcgagagacagacagagagagagagacacacagagtgcaagacatagacacagagagagagagagagagagagagagagagatagagtgcgagagagagagagagagacagacagggtgtGTGTTTGTACTACCTGGTAGATGTGGTTCAGTTTGAAGTGTTTTAGCAGGAGCAGTAAAATAGCAGAGATTGCTTTAACAATGATCTCTTTATGGCGGTTCACATCCACACCCAGCTTCATACTCTGTAACACTGTGGTCCTGGAAGGAGACACACTATAAgcacgcgcacacgcacacacacactactgcagtGTGTGAGACTCTTACGGCATCTCTTCTGGTAGAACATCAGCGAGGATGTTAATGGAGTCTGTCTTTGCTTTTGATGTGGGAGCAGCAGCAAGCAGGATCTTCAAAAGAGCGATCTGAGGTACACACAGGAGAGGAGCTGGGTGTCACAATGAGCTGTTTGGTGTGtgactgtttttatttttataacaatAACACTGATTAGACATTCACCATGTACTGGGGCAGGCTGGGTAAAATTCCCTGATACAGCAGCTCAGTGGCACACAGCTCAATCTGCTCctcaccctacacacacacacttactgtacACTTTTACATTATTACCATATCTGTAATCATTGCACATCAAGaggggtgtgtgagtgagtgagagagagagagagagagagagagagagagagagagagagagagagagagagacactcaccCCAGACAGTGGAGTTTTCTGATATTCTTCCTCCTTTGAGATCTGAACCTCTGCAATGGAGACATACTTAtgctgtgcgcacacacacacacacacacacacacacacacacacacacacacacttactacacaagcagtgtgtgcacacaaacAAACTAGTAGAACTTTACATGAACAGTGTGGACATGGACTTCCCCATCAACAAGTCTTGTCCTTCTGGTTACAAGTTTGTATGCCACAATAGCTTCAATATATACTTCAAACAGGGAGGAGACTATTGAAGAAAAACTATCGAATGTAATTGATCTTGATCATATTTCGATACGTTCCAGAATCGGAATTTAGCTGCAAGGGGTGTGGCAGTGTCATCTCTGGCACCTCTGTCTTGCATGACATCATAATGTGGTATTAGTGAAGACAAAACTTCGCAAACACCATGCAAAATCAATAAACTGTGTTTTATGAGTTTCATTTCCTATTACTAACAGGAGTTGCTATCACTATGTTGGCATGTTAAAGGCATGAGGAACAGTACATTGATACACGTGAAATATATGCTCCATCACAGGATGCATTGTGGAATAATTAAGAAACACTTTCTGGGTTCGATCAGTCATTAGCAcagaggttcacttactttttccagcCTGCACTGTGAACGATTATTTAACATGCTCGAGAAAATGTGAAAACTACTGCTGTATTGTGTTTGTCTAGAACTGTCACTTAGATCACAACTAGATAACATTTTCATTGCAAAAACTCAATTTCACAAACTTTTTCTTGCAACTGTAGCCTTGTTGTTCTGCTTGAAGCAGTTTTTAGATTCATGTCATGGTTTATGTACAGGGCCCCGGGTTCAAGCTGTCAGTCTGTTGGGTTTTGGTCTCAGTCTTAACTAAAGTTTCCATTCATTTGGACTTGGAAACAagggtgcgcgcacacacacacacacacacacacacacacacacacacactcttaagcACAGCATGCTACCTGTTTGAGAGTTTTGATGCTCTCATGGATTGGCCGGGGTAAACCCACCACTGTATCTGtgtcactgtaacacacacacgtataaaatcagacaatacacacaCAGTAGTGTAATAACGTAAGAGTAGTGAGTGACTCACTTTCCCAGTGTATAGCCAATGAATTTACTCCTGCTGCATTCCAAAAAATTCTCAATGTCTttctccctgcaacacacacacacacacacacacacacacacacacacacacacacacacacacacacacacactatttgtgtCTGTGGCCCCATTCACACCTGGCATTAACATGTGTCCTGCGTGATCGGATCACACGAGTACAGTCGAAATGTTTTGCCCTTCACACCTGGTATTATGACCGTCTCCAGCGAGCACTTACGATCACATTTCAGAAATTGTTTTGGCTGGAGAAAGGCTGTCGCGCACGTTTATTCTATCAGTCTTCTGTTGCATTTGTTTTCAGGCAGAAATGGTTGGCTCAGACAATCTGAAAGCAGTTTAAAGCATCAAATTGCTGTATGACTAAGTCTGGGGGGTTGATCATATCCCAATTTAGATATCCCAACAGGACAAACCCAGAGGGGACAGGAGGAACCAGAAGTTCACTAAAAGCTGTTAATGTGCACGCTGAAGCAGAAGGTCATCTAGAACACACAGCAACAGAAGAGGAAGGGGTTTTTTGACAGTTTTAGTTTTAACAAGAACAACTCAAATTGCTTTGGGTACTGAACTAGACAGAAttacagaccactgcaaacggtctTTTACAAAGATGGCCACACCACCTCCCTTGGTGGATCAATCATGAAGAAAAACACTGTAGCCTGATGTTCTGGCTGTCTTAGGCCATGATTCAGAGACAGCCAGAACATCGGGATTAGCAGTGTGTGTATCCATGATTTTAAATAATCAAGTTTTGGCAAGAGACTATGAACACTGACATGTTAAAAACCTAATGATTTGCATTCACAAGAATCATTAAAGGACATTAGAAACAGTGGCACCAAAAATATCAGTCCCTGGGATTTTTATGACATGTGTACTTGAGATAAATTTGACCCCATTAACACCTGTACAGCACTCGTTTACAGCGCTGCCCATTTGTGATCCGATCACCCATGTTAATGCCAGGTGTGAAAAGGGCTCATGTCTGTGTGCAGGCTGCTAAATACATGTCTGTGTACCGGACTTTTGGAGCCCACGGAAGCCCTTTAGGGAAGGACACTCTGTCAGAGGAGGGGTGAGGAACAGTTGGGACCATGACCTCATCACGCTCCAGAGGAAAAGGTTCTGCCTCTAAAGAATTTTCATTATCATCactctcctcttcttcctcccgTGCATCCTCTGCCTTAAAGGGATCCTTCTCATTAAAGGCCTCCAGATTCTCCTGCTTTATCAGGGCCTGAGGGAGACGGGGAGGACAGGATAGAGAAAGGGGGCAGAGTCAGACAGTGTGTCGTCTAATATGATATGCAATAATATGCAAATCAGTTCAGAACAAAAACGTCTCATGTCCAGCTCTACAAAATGCTTTGAAAAGGAGTTTATGATGGATTTTGGTGGGAGTTATTTATGTCTACTGCAGCTGGAGGAGTTTGGGCCATTATGTAGTGGTCGAGGATTGTGTTATGATGTAATGTAGTGggagtaggggtgtgtgtgtgtgtgtatgtacgtatgcacgcgtgtgtgtgtgtgtgtgtgtgtgtgtgtatgcacgcgCGCGTGTATGTATGCGTGCGCGTGTGTATGtatgcacgcgtgtgtgtgtatgtatgcacgcgtgtgtatatgtatgtatgcacacgtgtgtgtatatgtatgcatGCGCGCGTGTATGTACGTATGcacgcgtgtgtgtatgtatgcacgCGTGTGTATGTATGCGCGCGTGTATGTATGCGCGCGCGCGTGTATGTATGCGCGCATGCGTGTGTATGTATGCGCGCATGCGTGTGTATGTACGTATGCACGCGTGTATGTACgtatgcgcgcgtgtgtgtgtgcgcgagagagagagaccttgtgtTCTCTGCGTGTGCGTCTTTGTTGTTGGTCAATGATGTCACAGGCTGAGGTGGGCGGAGACGAGGCCCTCATGCTCTTCATCACTCTGATGCTGTCTTCAGGAAGGCAGGGCAAACCAAGCTCCGCCCTCTTGCAGACTTTCAGACTCTGCAGTTGCTCAAAGCCTCCCAATGTGAACTACACACATAGACCTACACACTTACATTTACTCacacatttatacacacacacacactcgcgtgCGAATTAACACAAGTTGATTAAGACAGACAGGTTACCAGAATGCTTTTCCAGAGCAGCAGCAACACTTTCTTCATGGGGAAGTGGGGGGCGTGGCCACTGCAGAACTTGGTTACCATGGCAAAGAGCATCACAGAAACTGGGTCACTGTTATACAGTGGAGAGCCTAATcaatcagtacacacacacacacacacacacacacacagtcaattaCTACATCTCAGTACACGCATTTCAGttcacacacggacacacacatacccagctcAGTTTTAAAGGTTTCTCTTAAAGATCTCCACTCCGGAGGATCTGCAGGATCTTCATGCCGAATCGTCTCCACAATCAGATACATGATGTTTAAGAGAACCCTACATGCAAATAtgcatgcgcgcgcgcgcacacacacacacacacacacacacacacacacac belongs to Neoarius graeffei isolate fNeoGra1 chromosome 26, fNeoGra1.pri, whole genome shotgun sequence and includes:
- the strip1 gene encoding striatin-interacting protein 1 homolog isoform X5; its protein translation is MEGGGNGGLTGNNKQNKAMLAGKGRAEFTRNPRKDSEGVCEAPDLEFEYFDSDKWAAELSELYSYTEGPEFQLNRKCFDEDLHTHMCEKRWVDLSVSEHRAHALRLLDGLDITCRVKRLKAARAVLYMAQGTFAECSSEAELQYWVRYNVFLLLEAGTFSALVELLNMEIDNNAACSSAVRKPAISLADSTDLRVLLNIMYLIVETIRHEDPADPPEWRSLRETFKTELGSPLYNSDPVSVMLFAMVTKFCSGHAPHFPMKKVLLLLWKSILFTLGGFEQLQSLKVCKRAELGLPCLPEDSIRVMKSMRASSPPTSACDIIDQQQRRTRREHKALIKQENLEAFNEKDPFKAEDAREEEEESDDNENSLEAEPFPLERDEVMVPTVPHPSSDRVSFPKGLPWAPKVREKDIENFLECSRSKFIGYTLGNDTDTVVGLPRPIHESIKTLKQHKYVSIAEVQISKEEEYQKTPLSGGEEQIELCATELLYQGILPSLPQYMIALLKILLAAAPTSKAKTDSINILADVLPEEMPTTVLQSMKLGVDVNRHKEIIVKAISAILLLLLKHFKLNHIYQFEYMAQHLVFANCIPLILKFFNQNIMSYITAKNSFLLLVLGGAYTQTNALTTFWSAIHGFPVRDNGGCHDNRLSRMPVFDFWFIQAAEAEGAERS
- the strip1 gene encoding striatin-interacting protein 1 homolog isoform X3 — its product is MEGGGNGGLTGNNKQNKAMLAGKGRAEFTRNPRKDSEGVCEAPDLEFEYFDSDKWAAELSELYSYTEGPEFQLNRKCFDEDLHTHMCEKRWVDLSVSEHRAHALRLLDGLDITCRVKRLKAARAVLYMAQGTFAECSSEAELQYWVRYNVFLLLEAGTFSALVELLNMEIDNNAACSSAVRKPAISLADSTDLRVLLNIMYLIVETIRHEDPADPPEWRSLRETFKTELGSPLYNSDPVSVMLFAMVTKFCSGHAPHFPMKKVLLLLWKSILFTLGGFEQLQSLKVCKRAELGLPCLPEDSIRVMKSMRASSPPTSACDIIDQQQRRTRREHKALIKQENLEAFNEKDPFKAEDAREEEEESDDNENSLEAEPFPLERDEVMVPTVPHPSSDRVSFPKGLPWAPKVREKDIENFLECSRSKFIGYTLGNDTDTVVGLPRPIHESIKTLKQHKYVSIAEVQISKEEEYQKTPLSGGEEQIELCATELLYQGILPSLPQYMIALLKILLAAAPTSKAKTDSINILADVLPEEMPTTVLQSMKLGVDVNRHKEIIVKAISAILLLLLKHFKLNHIYQFEYMAQHLVFANCIPLILKFFNQNIMSYITAKNSISVLDFPNCVLHELPELTAESLEAGDNNQFCWRNLFSCINLLRILNKLTKWKHSRTMMLVVFKSAPILKRALKVKQAMLQLYVLKLLKVQTKYLGRQWRKSNMKTMSAIYQKVRHRLNDDWAYGNADLDARPWDFQAEECSLRASIERFNARRYDAAQRNPDLVPVDNCLQSVLGQNVPLPDDFHTTYDLWLEREVFSKPICWEELLH
- the strip1 gene encoding striatin-interacting protein 1 homolog isoform X4: MEGGGNGGLTGNNKQNKAMLAGKGRAEFTRNPRKDSEGVCEAPDLEFEYFDSDKWAAELSELYSYTEGPEFQLNRKCFDEDLHTHMCEKRWVDLSVSEHRAHALRLLDGLDITCRVKRLKAARAVLYMAQGTFAECSSEAELQYWVRYNVFLLLEAGTFSALVELLNMEIDNNAACSSAVRKPAISLADSTDLRVLLNIMYLIVETIRHEDPADPPEWRSLRETFKTELGSPLYNSDPVSVMLFAMVTKFCSGHAPHFPMKKVLLLLWKSILFTLGGFEQLQSLKVCKRAELGLPCLPEDSIRVMKSMRASSPPTSACDIIDQQQRRTRREHKALIKQENLEAFNEKDPFKAEDAREEEEESDDNENSLEAEPFPLERDEVMVPTVPHPSSDRVSFPKGLPWAPKVREKDIENFLECSRSKFIGYTLGNDTDTVVGLPRPIHESIKTLKQHKYVSIAEVQISKEEEYQKTPLSGGEEQIELCATELLYQGILPSLPQYMIALLKILLAAAPTSKAKTDSINILADVLPEEMPTTVLQSMKLGVDVNRHKEIIVKAISAILLLLLKHFKLNHIYQFEYMAQHLVFANCIPLILKFFNQNIMSYITAKNSISVLDFPNCVLHELPELTAESLEAGDNNQFCWRNLFSCINLLRILNKLTKWKHSRTMMLVVFKSAPILKRALKVKQAMLQLYVLKLLKVQTKYLGRQWRKSNMKTMSAIYQKVRHRLNDDWAYGNDLDARPWDFQAEECSLRASIERFNARRYDAAQRNPDLVPVDNCLQSVLGQNVPLPDDFHTTYDLWLEREVFSKPICWEELLH
- the strip1 gene encoding striatin-interacting protein 1 homolog isoform X2, which translates into the protein MEGGGNGGLTGNNKQNKAMLAGKGRAEFTRNPRKDSEGVCEAPDLEFEYFDSDKWAAELSELYSYTEGPEFQLNRKCFDEDLHTHMCEKRWVDLSVSEHRAHALRLLDGLDITCRVKRLKAARAVLYMAQGTFAECSSEAELQYWVRYNVFLLLEAGTFSALVELLNMEIDNNAACSSAVRKPAISLADSTDLRVLLNIMYLIVETIRHEDPADPPEWRSLRETFKTELGSPLYNSDPVSVMLFAMVTKFCSGHAPHFPMKKVLLLLWKSILFTLGGFEQLQSLKVCKRAELGLPCLPEDSIRVMKSMRASSPPTSACDIIDQQQRRTRREHKALIKQENLEAFNEKDPFKAEDAREEEEESDDNENSLEAEPFPLERDEVMVPTVPHPSSDRVSFPKGLPWAPKVREKDIENFLECSRSKFIGYTLGNDTDTVVGLPRPIHESIKTLKQHKYVSIAEVQISKEEEYQKTPLSGGEEQIELCATELLYQGILPSLPQYMIALLKILLAAAPTSKAKTDSINILADVLPEEMPTTVLQSMKLGVDVNRHKEIIVKAISAILLLLLKHFKLNHIYQFEYMAQHLVFANCIPLILKFFNQNIMSYITAKNSISVLDFPNCVLHELPELTAESLCLCVCVCVWLQEAGDNNQFCWRNLFSCINLLRILNKLTKWKHSRTMMLVVFKSAPILKRALKVKQAMLQLYVLKLLKVQTKYLGRQWRKSNMKTMSAIYQKVRHRLNDDWAYGNDLDARPWDFQAEECSLRASIERFNARRYDAAQRNPDLVPVDNCLQSVLGQNVPLPDDFHTTYDLWLEREVFSKPICWEELLH
- the strip1 gene encoding striatin-interacting protein 1 homolog isoform X1, which encodes MEGGGNGGLTGNNKQNKAMLAGKGRAEFTRNPRKDSEGVCEAPDLEFEYFDSDKWAAELSELYSYTEGPEFQLNRKCFDEDLHTHMCEKRWVDLSVSEHRAHALRLLDGLDITCRVKRLKAARAVLYMAQGTFAECSSEAELQYWVRYNVFLLLEAGTFSALVELLNMEIDNNAACSSAVRKPAISLADSTDLRVLLNIMYLIVETIRHEDPADPPEWRSLRETFKTELGSPLYNSDPVSVMLFAMVTKFCSGHAPHFPMKKVLLLLWKSILFTLGGFEQLQSLKVCKRAELGLPCLPEDSIRVMKSMRASSPPTSACDIIDQQQRRTRREHKALIKQENLEAFNEKDPFKAEDAREEEEESDDNENSLEAEPFPLERDEVMVPTVPHPSSDRVSFPKGLPWAPKVREKDIENFLECSRSKFIGYTLGNDTDTVVGLPRPIHESIKTLKQHKYVSIAEVQISKEEEYQKTPLSGGEEQIELCATELLYQGILPSLPQYMIALLKILLAAAPTSKAKTDSINILADVLPEEMPTTVLQSMKLGVDVNRHKEIIVKAISAILLLLLKHFKLNHIYQFEYMAQHLVFANCIPLILKFFNQNIMSYITAKNSISVLDFPNCVLHELPELTAESLCLCVCVCVWLQEAGDNNQFCWRNLFSCINLLRILNKLTKWKHSRTMMLVVFKSAPILKRALKVKQAMLQLYVLKLLKVQTKYLGRQWRKSNMKTMSAIYQKVRHRLNDDWAYGNADLDARPWDFQAEECSLRASIERFNARRYDAAQRNPDLVPVDNCLQSVLGQNVPLPDDFHTTYDLWLEREVFSKPICWEELLH